A single genomic interval of Rhinatrema bivittatum chromosome 12, aRhiBiv1.1, whole genome shotgun sequence harbors:
- the LOC115074303 gene encoding indolethylamine N-methyltransferase-like, with protein sequence MESSFTGKQVYQNEFDPKDYLDTYYGATSGVLIKDGFQNFVLRNLHKTFTTGGVKGNLLIDIGAGPAIYQELSACEAFKEIIAADYTDRNRQYFERWLKNEPGLFDWTPAVKFVCDLEGNSGKVIEKQEKLRRTVKQVIKCDVTNSNPLAPVVLPKADAVLTVGCLECACKDLDTYRAVLRNLSSLLKIGGHLIIASVLGSTSFTSGSNKFSILTLEEEFLRKAVMEAGFAIEDLELLPRDYDKEMFQICDHNCSIYLVACKQKDV encoded by the exons ATGGAATCCAGTTTCACTGGCAAACAAGTCTACCAAAATGAATTTGATCCAAAAGATTATTTGGATACCTACTATGGGGCCACATCAGGGGTTCTTATCAAGGATGGCTTCCAAAACTTCGTGCTAAGAAATCTGCACAAGACATTTACCACAG GTGGTGTGAAAGGCAACCTCCTGATTGACATTGGTGCTGGTCCTGCTATTTACCAGGAGCTGTCAGCCTGTGAAGCCTTCAAAGAAATCATTGCCGCTGACTATACTGACCGAAATCGGCAGTACTTCGAGCGGTGGCTGAAGAATGAGCCGGGATTGTTTGACTGGACCCCTGCTGTGAAGTTTGTCTGTGACCTTGAAGGCAACAG tggAAAGGTAATTGAAAAGCAAGAAAAGCTGCGGCGAACAGTCAAACAAGTGATAAAATGTGACGTCACTAACAGCAACCCCCTGGCACCAGTGGTGCTGCCAAAAGCAGACGCCGTGCTCACCGTTGGCTGCCTGGAATGCGCTTGCAAAGATCTGGATACCTACCGGGCTGTCCTGAGAAATCTCTCATCCCTGCTGAAAATAGGGGGGCACTTAATCATCGCCAGTGTCCTGGGCAGCACCTCCTTCACGTCCGGATCAAACAAATTCTCAATCCTGACCTTGGAGGAAGAGTTCCTGAGGAAAGCAGTTATGGAAGCCGGATTCGCCATCGAGGATCTGGAGCTGCTGCCCCGCGATTATGATAAAGAAATGTTTCAAATCTGTGATCATAACTGTAGCATTTATCTTGTGGCATGCAAACAGAAAGATGTCTAA
- the LOC115074297 gene encoding indolethylamine N-methyltransferase-like: MESSFTGKQVYQNEFDPKDYLDTYYGARSGVFIKDGFLNFVLRNLHKTFTSGGVKGNLLIDIGPGPAIYQELSACEAFKEIIAADYTDRNRQYFERWLKNEPGLFDWTPAVKFVCDLEGNSGKVIEKQEKLRRTVKQVIKCDVTNSNPLAPVVLPKADAVLTVGCLECACKDLDTYRAVLRNLSSLLKIGGHLIITSILGSTSFTSGSKQFSLLTLEEEFLRKAVTEAGFAIKELELLPRDYDKEMFQICDHNCSIYLVACKQKDV, encoded by the exons ATGGAATCCAGTTTCACTGGCAAACAAGTCTACCAAAATGAATTTGATCCAAAAGATTATTTGGATACCTACTATGGGGCCAGATCAGGGGTTTTTATCAAGGATGGCTTCCTAAACTTCGTGCTAAGAAATCTGCACAAGACATTTACCTCAG GTGGTGTGAAAGGCAACCTCCTGATTGACATTGGACCCGGTCCTGCTATTTACCAGGAGCTGTCAGCCTGTGAAGCCTTCAAAGAAATCATTGCCGCTGACTATACTGACCGAAATCGGCAGTACTTCGAGCGGTGGCTGAAGAATGAGCCGGGATTGTTTGACTGGACCCCTGCTGTGAAGTTTGTCTGTGACCTTGAAGGCAACAG tggAAAGGTAATTGAAAAGCAAGAAAAGCTGCGGCGAACAGTCAAACAAGTGATAAAATGTGATGTCACTAACAGCAACCCCCTGGCACCAGTGGTGCTGCCAAAAGCAGACGCTGTGCTCACCGTTGGCTGCCTGGAATGCGCTTGCAAAGATCTGGATACCTACCGGGCTGTCCTGAGAAATCTCTCATCCCTGCTGAAAATAGGGGGGCACTTAATCATCACCAGTATCCTGGGCAGCACCTCCTTCACGTCCGGGTCAAAGCAATTCTCGCTCCTGACCTTGGAGGAAGAATTCCTGAGGAAAGCAGTTACGGAAGCCGGATTCGCCATCAaggagctggagctgctgccCCGCGATTATGATAAAGAAATGTTTCAAATCTGTGATCATAACTGTAGCATTTATCTTGTGGCATGCAAACAGAAAGATGTCTAA